Proteins from a genomic interval of Clostridium sp. AN503:
- a CDS encoding chromate transporter, translating into MIYISLFLAFFKIGMFAFGGAYGAVPLIQESVLAHGWMDEAMFSNIVAISESTPGPIMVNTATYIGNSQAGIPGAAVATLGVVLPSFLIILVITSMLHGFLKNRIVQAVLKGVKPCLMGIILATGVFMVIKAVFPAVGIPSVDWKACAIVIFLAAAAGVSRCVSRREISPVLLIVFAGVLGTLLY; encoded by the coding sequence ATGATATACATCTCTCTGTTTCTGGCATTTTTTAAGATTGGAATGTTTGCATTTGGCGGGGCGTACGGGGCAGTACCGCTCATTCAGGAGAGTGTGCTGGCCCATGGGTGGATGGACGAAGCCATGTTTTCCAATATCGTAGCGATCAGCGAATCCACGCCGGGACCGATCATGGTCAACACCGCAACGTATATCGGGAACAGCCAGGCGGGGATACCGGGCGCTGCCGTTGCTACGCTGGGGGTAGTGCTGCCGTCATTTTTAATCATTCTGGTGATCACATCGATGCTGCATGGATTTCTGAAGAACCGGATCGTACAGGCAGTCTTAAAAGGTGTAAAACCATGTCTGATGGGAATCATCCTCGCAACAGGTGTTTTTATGGTGATAAAAGCTGTTTTTCCGGCAGTCGGGATTCCGAGCGTGGACTGGAAGGCGTGTGCCATCGTCATTTTTCTGGCAGCAGCGGCAGGAGTCAGCCGGTGTGTCAGCAGACGGGAAATATCCCCTGTTTTGCTGATCGTTTTTGCGGGTGTTTTGGGAACCTTGCTGTATTGA
- a CDS encoding EamA family transporter — protein sequence MWILFALLSAIFAALTSILAKVGIEGVNSNLATAVRTVVVVIMAWGMVFLTNTQSGISEISKKSWIFLILSGLATGASWMCYYRALQMGDASKVVPIDKLSVIITLVLAFVFLHEEFTAKSLIGCVLIGVGTLVMVL from the coding sequence ATGTGGATATTATTTGCATTGTTGTCTGCCATATTTGCGGCGCTGACCTCAATTCTGGCAAAGGTGGGAATTGAGGGAGTGAATTCCAATCTGGCAACGGCGGTCAGGACTGTGGTGGTCGTCATTATGGCGTGGGGGATGGTATTTCTGACCAATACCCAGAGCGGTATCTCTGAGATCAGTAAGAAGAGCTGGATCTTCCTGATCCTGTCGGGACTGGCAACAGGTGCGTCATGGATGTGCTACTACCGGGCTCTGCAGATGGGGGATGCCTCCAAGGTGGTGCCGATCGATAAGCTTAGTGTCATTATCACACTGGTGCTTGCTTTTGTTTTTTTGCATGAGGAGTTTACGGCAAAATCATTGATCGGATGCGTGCTGATCGGTGTTGGGACTCTGGTCATGGTCCTGTAA
- a CDS encoding DUF4317 family protein: MSDRINRDDMMELTRRLTLSRNSIGRIAGCYVDRDGDFDGSFNTNFLKLSAQERMKKLKLAKAVLFAETNQNLKKYGFSENTRKPGSMWQLLMGMRECGLKNDALMDTFYDIIMEKYRADSEYAILVYHGSYDVPLKASDKESLWDSEEVYTYMICAICPLSGEYEPGEPTCGFLFPAFTDRSSDVNHIAVFKEGADNSCMELLEILGVDRKPSGNV; this comes from the coding sequence ATGAGTGACAGAATCAACAGAGATGATATGATGGAGCTGACCAGACGGCTGACTCTTTCCCGCAATTCCATCGGAAGGATCGCGGGCTGTTATGTGGACAGGGACGGAGATTTTGATGGGAGTTTTAATACGAATTTTCTGAAATTATCAGCACAGGAGCGGATGAAGAAGCTGAAGCTGGCCAAGGCGGTTTTATTTGCGGAGACCAATCAGAATCTGAAGAAATATGGATTTTCAGAAAATACACGGAAGCCGGGCAGCATGTGGCAGTTGCTCATGGGGATGCGGGAGTGCGGGCTGAAAAATGATGCCCTGATGGACACCTTCTATGATATTATAATGGAAAAATATCGGGCGGATTCGGAGTATGCCATTTTAGTATACCATGGCAGCTATGACGTCCCCCTGAAGGCTTCCGACAAGGAGAGCCTGTGGGATTCGGAGGAGGTGTATACCTATATGATCTGCGCCATCTGCCCGTTATCAGGGGAATATGAGCCGGGAGAGCCCACATGCGGTTTTCTGTTTCCGGCATTCACGGATCGGAGCAGCGATGTGAATCATATTGCGGTATTTAAAGAAGGCGCAGACAACTCCTGTATGGAATTGCTGGAGATCTTGGGAGTTGACAGGAAGCCATCCGGAAATGTGTGA
- a CDS encoding TfoX/Sxy family protein has translation MGELSGLPNIGKVVEEQLNQVGIHTFEDLKELGAEQAWLKIQEIDDSACIHRLLALEGALKGVKKTMLPEDRKAELKEFYKWHKK, from the coding sequence ATGGGAGAGCTTTCAGGATTGCCGAATATTGGAAAAGTAGTAGAAGAACAGCTGAACCAGGTGGGAATCCATACGTTTGAAGACTTAAAAGAGCTGGGAGCGGAACAGGCGTGGTTAAAGATCCAGGAGATTGACGATTCTGCCTGTATCCACCGGCTTTTGGCGCTGGAAGGCGCGCTTAAGGGGGTTAAGAAGACGATGCTGCCGGAAGACAGGAAAGCAGAGCTGAAGGAATTTTATAAGTGGCACAAGAAATAG
- a CDS encoding VOC family protein, which produces MKLKNILIVVNDMERSKAFYKDLFGLDVILDQEGNAILSEGLVLQDASAWEHVLGKEIISRNHAAELYFEEPDIVGFAAKLENYKEPIQYVNRLTEHTWGQKMIRLYDPDGNLIEVRTPV; this is translated from the coding sequence GTGAAATTAAAAAATATACTGATCGTGGTAAATGACATGGAGCGGTCAAAGGCTTTCTATAAAGATCTGTTCGGTTTAGATGTCATTCTGGACCAGGAGGGCAATGCCATATTATCGGAGGGGCTGGTACTTCAGGACGCCTCCGCATGGGAGCATGTTCTTGGAAAGGAGATCATTTCGAGGAACCATGCGGCGGAGCTTTACTTTGAAGAACCGGACATCGTGGGATTTGCAGCAAAGCTGGAGAATTATAAAGAGCCGATCCAGTATGTGAACCGGCTGACGGAGCACACATGGGGGCAGAAGATGATCCGCCTTTACGATCCGGATGGGAATCTGATCGAGGTGCGGACACCTGTGTGA
- a CDS encoding YcxB family protein, whose product MGKQNSFFYVRIERADEMPVGMWKLVFQTMFSRKIWFSKSSWKVWAIWAFLSLWLLSSMSRWLPHFEHMLPRLLVWVAATAVLMAAAIAAVALLCIFYLKHSWNDPEKRTQFCQDIWFYEDHILVEKTSCTVEIPCVEIADIKEQENQFILQMNNGNTMILPKKSFLEGNPSEFCAFMQKSVRLAKEAAGSQRVIPLSSNGMAAAFTICRHRSMEGAYAAKLCETWSNGGNKDRSWIWKEFLFPFGATTIILIWVLFVQQSGAVWHMVFPYFLLTEGILFVLCLGFTGWGNRKRAIRKKLKREVRRDWNKQRREACEEAWEFRFYDTCFKKCMQGGSITYGYENIRRLVLCGQYLLFLMERPEGTAYVLDFDMREVAIPEQFCMFIQERCGRKIEEDNYGERWK is encoded by the coding sequence ATGGGAAAACAAAATTCTTTTTTTTACGTGCGCATAGAACGGGCAGATGAAATGCCTGTGGGAATGTGGAAACTGGTATTTCAAACGATGTTCAGCAGAAAAATATGGTTCAGCAAAAGCTCCTGGAAGGTCTGGGCCATATGGGCGTTTCTGTCGCTGTGGCTGTTGTCTTCCATGTCACGGTGGCTCCCGCATTTTGAACATATGCTGCCCCGGTTATTGGTCTGGGTGGCGGCCACTGCAGTATTGATGGCTGCGGCTATAGCCGCCGTTGCATTGTTGTGTATCTTTTATCTGAAACATTCCTGGAATGACCCTGAAAAAAGAACGCAGTTTTGTCAGGATATATGGTTTTACGAAGATCATATTCTGGTGGAAAAAACTTCCTGTACCGTAGAGATCCCCTGCGTAGAAATTGCAGATATCAAAGAACAGGAAAATCAGTTTATTCTGCAAATGAATAATGGAAACACTATGATCCTTCCTAAGAAAAGTTTTTTAGAAGGGAATCCGTCAGAATTTTGTGCTTTTATGCAGAAGTCGGTCAGGCTGGCTAAAGAAGCTGCAGGAAGCCAGAGAGTCATCCCCCTATCCTCAAACGGGATGGCTGCCGCATTTACGATTTGCCGCCATAGGTCGATGGAAGGGGCGTATGCTGCAAAACTGTGTGAAACTTGGAGCAATGGGGGAAATAAAGACAGAAGCTGGATCTGGAAAGAGTTCCTGTTTCCGTTTGGAGCGACAACGATCATTCTGATCTGGGTGCTGTTTGTGCAGCAGTCAGGAGCTGTTTGGCATATGGTATTTCCATACTTCCTGTTGACGGAAGGTATCCTGTTTGTCCTGTGCCTGGGATTTACCGGCTGGGGCAACAGAAAGCGAGCTATTCGGAAAAAGCTGAAAAGGGAAGTCCGAAGGGACTGGAATAAGCAGCGGAGGGAAGCCTGTGAGGAGGCATGGGAGTTTCGTTTTTATGATACCTGTTTTAAAAAGTGCATGCAGGGAGGCTCGATCACCTATGGCTATGAAAATATCAGGAGGCTCGTTCTCTGCGGGCAGTATCTGCTGTTTTTGATGGAGCGCCCGGAAGGGACTGCCTATGTCCTGGATTTTGATATGAGAGAGGTGGCCATTCCAGAACAGTTCTGTATGTTTATCCAGGAGAGATGCGGCAGGAAGATAGAAGAAGACAACTATGGAGAGAGATGGAAATGA
- a CDS encoding GNAT family N-acetyltransferase, with translation MIVYKRLKSQDITRSLFDGFIRTQKVTKCWRREHGEWVIRDAAFVDDWGEAEYKELIRCLQNTAETGGLVMGAFFGQRLAGFVSVEQAPLGSRGQYMDLSSIHVSHDMRGHGIGKKLFSMAADFARENGREKIYISGHSAVETQAFYQSLGCVEAKEYDPAHVKREPFDCQLEYDVTAR, from the coding sequence ATGATTGTATATAAGAGACTGAAAAGCCAGGATATCACCCGTTCCCTGTTTGACGGATTTATCAGGACCCAGAAGGTGACAAAGTGCTGGCGCCGGGAACACGGAGAGTGGGTGATCCGGGACGCCGCATTTGTGGACGACTGGGGAGAAGCGGAATACAAAGAGCTGATCCGGTGTCTGCAAAACACAGCTGAGACAGGAGGACTGGTTATGGGGGCATTTTTTGGTCAGCGCCTTGCAGGGTTTGTTTCTGTGGAACAGGCGCCGCTTGGCAGCCGGGGGCAGTATATGGACTTGTCAAGTATCCATGTATCCCATGATATGCGAGGGCATGGGATAGGAAAGAAGCTGTTTTCCATGGCTGCGGATTTTGCCAGGGAAAATGGCAGGGAAAAGATTTATATATCCGGTCACTCCGCAGTGGAAACCCAGGCATTTTACCAAAGCCTGGGCTGTGTAGAGGCAAAAGAGTATGATCCGGCGCATGTAAAGCGGGAACCTTTCGACTGTCAGTTGGAGTATGATGTCACGGCGAGGTGA
- a CDS encoding DUF3592 domain-containing protein, whose amino-acid sequence MDRDLIYAIVILWIILLYAGISSYIKGKSKITEMDSRCTRRTMGTIRYLSKGLCFDGIGNINTRGPAKEYGLKYSVLRYMVYEFSVEGDTFSGIDARVPFSIFSAGKPGEEVELYYNENKPEEFICHKEDVNVRYGGMISAAFIAACITIFICVTSVWG is encoded by the coding sequence TTGGACAGAGATTTGATATATGCCATTGTTATACTTTGGATCATCCTGTTGTATGCAGGGATCAGCTCTTACATCAAAGGAAAGTCAAAAATAACGGAAATGGATTCGAGATGTACAAGGCGGACCATGGGTACGATCCGTTATCTGTCAAAGGGACTTTGTTTTGATGGGATTGGGAATATCAATACAAGGGGGCCGGCGAAGGAGTACGGGCTAAAGTATTCGGTGCTCCGGTACATGGTGTACGAGTTTTCCGTGGAGGGTGATACTTTCAGCGGGATTGACGCCAGGGTCCCATTTTCCATATTTTCGGCTGGAAAACCTGGTGAAGAGGTTGAACTTTACTATAATGAGAATAAACCGGAGGAGTTCATCTGCCATAAAGAAGATGTCAATGTCAGATATGGCGGGATGATATCAGCTGCGTTTATAGCGGCATGTATTACCATTTTCATATGTGTTACGTCTGTCTGGGGCTGA
- a CDS encoding peptidoglycan-binding protein, with the protein MKKDMRATATELPSSGFLQVNVVNMVNNFPIRDARISISYSGAPTNTLEELTTNSSGQSEDIELAAPPLEYSLEPGSNQPYSDYTLRITAPGFKPTLIEGTEVLPDATAIQPVRLEPEDDPEAVENPIIIPEHTLYGDYPPKIAEPEIQPVGESGEIVLSRVVVPQTVIVHDGVPTDASAPNYYVPYRDYIKNVASSEIYATWPQATITANVLAIMSFTLNRVYTEHYRNRGYDFTITSSTAFDHKWIYGRNIFESISVIVDEIFDNYLSRPEVKQPILTQYCDGRKVQCLNRGWMTQWGSCSLGERGYSPIEILRHYYGDSMYINTAEEISGIPASWPGYDLTIGSTGQKVQQVQEQLDAIATVYSAIPRVTPDGIYGPATAAAVSEFQSIFGLPQTGVIDFATWYKISHIYVGVSGIGELNP; encoded by the coding sequence ATGAAAAAAGATATGAGAGCCACCGCCACAGAGCTTCCGTCCAGCGGTTTTCTACAGGTAAATGTAGTAAATATGGTCAATAATTTCCCCATTCGGGATGCAAGGATCTCTATCTCCTACTCCGGCGCTCCCACAAATACGCTTGAGGAACTGACTACCAACAGCTCCGGGCAGTCAGAGGACATCGAGCTTGCCGCTCCGCCGCTTGAATACAGCCTGGAACCTGGCAGCAATCAGCCTTATTCAGACTATACCCTGCGCATCACCGCGCCTGGTTTTAAGCCAACATTGATCGAGGGCACTGAGGTTCTGCCTGATGCCACCGCCATCCAGCCTGTGCGCTTAGAGCCGGAAGACGACCCGGAGGCAGTGGAAAATCCGATCATCATTCCGGAACACACCCTCTACGGCGACTATCCGCCCAAGATCGCAGAACCGGAGATCCAGCCGGTCGGGGAGAGCGGCGAGATTGTCTTGAGCCGTGTTGTAGTCCCGCAGACTGTCATTGTACACGATGGGGTTCCAACGGATGCCTCCGCCCCCAATTATTATGTGCCCTACCGGGATTACATCAAAAACGTGGCTTCCAGTGAGATCTATGCCACCTGGCCTCAGGCCACGATCACTGCGAATGTGCTTGCGATCATGAGCTTTACTTTAAATCGTGTTTATACAGAACACTACCGGAACCGGGGATATGATTTTACCATCACCTCTTCCACCGCTTTTGACCACAAGTGGATCTATGGCCGAAATATTTTTGAGAGTATTTCTGTGATCGTAGATGAGATCTTCGACAACTATCTGTCCCGCCCGGAGGTCAAACAGCCGATCCTCACCCAATACTGTGACGGCCGGAAGGTACAGTGCTTAAACCGGGGATGGATGACCCAGTGGGGTTCCTGCTCTTTGGGCGAGCGCGGCTACAGCCCCATTGAGATCCTGCGGCATTACTACGGCGACAGCATGTACATCAACACAGCCGAGGAAATCTCCGGAATCCCCGCCTCCTGGCCCGGATATGACCTGACCATCGGCTCCACCGGACAAAAAGTCCAACAGGTCCAGGAACAGCTTGACGCCATCGCAACCGTCTATTCCGCAATCCCGCGGGTAACGCCGGACGGAATCTACGGCCCGGCTACCGCCGCTGCCGTGAGCGAATTCCAGTCCATCTTCGGACTGCCTCAGACAGGCGTGATCGACTTTGCAACCTGGTATAAGATCTCCCATATTTATGTGGGCGTGTCCGGGATCGGAGAACTGAATCCGTAA
- a CDS encoding carbamoyl phosphate synthase small subunit — MKAFLILEDGTVFEGTSIGSAREVISEIVFNTSMTGYLEVLTDPSYAGQAVVMTYPLIGNYGICYEDMESERPWPDGYIVRELSRIPSNFRSEDTIQNFLEKHDIPGISGIDTRALTKILREKGTMNGMITTNEYADLAEPLSRMKAYTVKGVVKATSCKETCVLKPAAEFEKPVKRVALLDLGAKKNIARSLCERGCEVTVYPCDTTAEEILGADPDGIMLSNGPGDPKENVKIIEEIRKLYQSDVPIFAICLGHQLMALATGADTFKLKYGHRGGNHPVKDLETGRAYISSQNHGYAVDPESLDEKVAVPAFVNVNDGTNEGLKYIGKNIFTVQYHPEACPGPQDSAYLFDRFLNMMGGNE; from the coding sequence ATGAAAGCATTTCTCATTCTGGAAGACGGCACCGTATTTGAAGGAACGAGTATCGGTTCCGCAAGGGAAGTTATCAGCGAAATCGTATTCAATACATCCATGACCGGTTACTTAGAGGTCCTTACCGACCCTTCCTATGCAGGACAGGCAGTGGTGATGACATATCCGCTTATTGGCAACTACGGCATCTGTTATGAAGACATGGAATCAGAAAGACCGTGGCCGGATGGCTACATTGTTCGTGAATTATCTCGGATCCCCAGCAATTTCCGAAGTGAGGATACCATTCAGAATTTCTTGGAAAAACATGATATTCCCGGTATCAGTGGTATCGATACAAGAGCCCTTACAAAAATATTGAGAGAAAAAGGCACAATGAACGGCATGATCACGACAAACGAGTATGCTGATCTTGCAGAGCCTTTAAGCCGGATGAAGGCTTATACCGTAAAGGGCGTGGTAAAGGCGACCTCCTGTAAGGAAACCTGTGTGTTAAAGCCTGCGGCAGAGTTTGAAAAGCCGGTAAAGAGAGTGGCGCTTCTGGATCTGGGGGCTAAGAAAAATATCGCCCGCTCTTTGTGTGAGCGAGGCTGTGAAGTGACGGTTTATCCCTGCGATACCACCGCGGAGGAGATCCTGGGAGCAGACCCGGACGGCATTATGCTGTCCAACGGCCCTGGGGACCCCAAAGAGAATGTTAAGATCATAGAAGAGATCCGCAAACTGTATCAGTCAGATGTCCCGATCTTTGCGATCTGTCTGGGACATCAGCTTATGGCGCTGGCTACTGGCGCAGATACCTTCAAGCTGAAATACGGTCATCGCGGTGGCAATCATCCGGTGAAGGATTTAGAGACCGGACGAGCCTACATTTCCTCTCAGAACCACGGCTATGCGGTGGATCCAGAAAGCCTGGATGAGAAGGTGGCGGTGCCTGCGTTTGTAAATGTCAATGACGGCACCAACGAGGGCCTTAAGTATATCGGCAAGAATATATTTACCGTGCAGTATCACCCGGAAGCCTGTCCGGGACCGCAGGATTCTGCGTACCTGTTTGACCGGTTTTTAAACATGATGGGAGGGAATGAATAA